A genomic segment from Stenotrophomonas maltophilia encodes:
- a CDS encoding esterase-like activity of phytase family protein, whose amino-acid sequence MLTTALLLATLSASGYSAPHEATGAPPRTLQLGGRTYVDKGLVAAGRLPAGTVDFLGDTLGSFSSLAVHPGTWKRTANGYEGVLWTLPDRGRNDPEAGLFYDYTGRVERMQLRIDLSPGKPELGTLTMVPDKGVVLMDFNGQPFTGADPGDHTVTQRQVVLPSPACGAGAGKVSLDAESLQFTADGHFYIGDEYTANVYYFDAQGQLQGVIVAPPAIRPQREGTPAFGSLAPPQTGRRNNQGVEGMGLSPDGTRLFVALQSATLQDSAQGNAAGRINTRVLVYDVTASPTPQQPIGHYVMALPAYAHDGKGKLDRTAAQSELRALDDHRFLLLARDGNGLGKDGDDPIVYKSVLLVDLADASNLAGSNYESGTASVLADPAGTVLKDGIVPARSDELLNLLDRPQLARAGLDLDTKRGPHAGLLSEKWEAMDVLPALDPQHPNDVLLLIGNDNDFIARHCRMQGQACDSPYDNDNRVLVYRLTLP is encoded by the coding sequence ATGCTCACGACCGCCCTGCTGCTGGCCACCCTCTCTGCCAGCGGATACTCCGCTCCGCATGAGGCGACGGGCGCACCGCCGCGCACCCTGCAGTTGGGCGGTCGCACCTATGTGGACAAAGGCCTGGTCGCCGCCGGGCGGCTGCCGGCGGGCACGGTGGACTTCCTGGGCGACACGCTGGGCTCGTTCTCGTCGCTGGCGGTACACCCCGGCACCTGGAAGCGCACCGCCAACGGCTACGAAGGCGTGCTGTGGACCCTGCCCGACCGCGGCCGCAACGATCCAGAGGCCGGCCTGTTCTACGACTACACCGGCCGCGTGGAGCGCATGCAGCTGCGCATCGACCTTTCCCCGGGCAAGCCCGAGCTTGGCACGCTGACGATGGTGCCCGACAAGGGCGTGGTACTGATGGATTTCAACGGGCAGCCGTTCACCGGTGCCGACCCGGGTGACCACACGGTCACCCAGCGCCAGGTGGTGCTGCCCTCGCCCGCCTGCGGCGCCGGTGCGGGCAAGGTCTCGCTGGATGCTGAGTCACTGCAGTTCACCGCAGATGGCCACTTCTATATCGGCGACGAGTACACCGCCAACGTCTACTACTTCGATGCGCAGGGCCAGTTGCAGGGTGTGATCGTGGCGCCGCCCGCGATCCGTCCGCAGCGTGAGGGCACGCCGGCGTTCGGTTCGCTGGCGCCACCGCAGACCGGCCGACGCAACAACCAGGGCGTGGAAGGCATGGGCCTGTCACCCGACGGCACCCGCCTGTTCGTCGCCCTGCAGAGTGCAACGCTGCAGGACAGTGCGCAGGGCAACGCGGCGGGCCGCATCAACACCCGCGTACTGGTCTACGACGTGACGGCCTCGCCGACGCCACAGCAGCCGATCGGCCATTACGTGATGGCCCTGCCCGCCTACGCGCACGACGGCAAGGGCAAGCTGGACCGCACCGCCGCGCAGAGCGAGCTGCGCGCGCTGGACGACCATCGCTTCCTGCTGCTGGCCCGCGACGGCAACGGGCTGGGCAAGGACGGCGATGATCCGATCGTCTACAAGTCGGTGCTGCTGGTGGATCTGGCCGATGCCAGCAACCTGGCAGGAAGCAACTATGAGTCCGGTACGGCCTCGGTGCTGGCCGACCCGGCGGGCACCGTGTTGAAGGACGGCATCGTGCCCGCACGCAGCGACGAACTGCTGAACCTGCTCGACCGCCCGCAGCTGGCCCGTGCCGGGCTTGATCTGGACACCAAGCGCGGCCCGCATGCCGGACTGCTCTCGGAAAAGTGGGAAGCCATGGACGTGCTGCCAGCGCTGGACCCCCAGCATCCGAACGACGTACTGCTGCTGATCGGCAACGACAACGACTTCATCGCCCGCCACTGCCGCATGCAGGGCCAGGCCTGCGACAGTCCGTACGACAACGACAACCGCGTGCTGGTGTACCGCCTGACGCTGCCCTGA
- a CDS encoding OmpA family protein — MSDELEVDGGSHAPIWAAFGDLMSVLLGAFVLILVGVVAVQLELSQRLDQEVKQRQAEAKRLQTLEQALAGPLAAGRVTLVDGRIGISGSVLFALNSDQLQPEGQELLRSLAAPLAAYLGSREEILMVSGFTDDAPVREGNRRFADNWELSAQRSLTVTRTLIADGIPADAVFAAAFGSEQPVSSNASEDGRARNRRVEIAPIAKPKAPDAK; from the coding sequence ATGAGCGACGAGCTGGAGGTCGACGGCGGCTCACACGCCCCGATCTGGGCCGCCTTTGGCGACCTGATGTCGGTGCTGCTGGGTGCGTTCGTGCTGATACTCGTCGGTGTTGTCGCCGTGCAGCTGGAGCTGTCGCAGCGGCTGGACCAGGAAGTGAAGCAGCGCCAGGCCGAAGCCAAGCGCCTGCAGACCCTGGAGCAGGCACTGGCCGGCCCGCTGGCCGCCGGTCGCGTGACGCTGGTGGATGGCCGCATCGGCATCAGCGGCAGTGTGCTGTTCGCGCTGAACTCCGATCAGCTGCAGCCGGAAGGCCAGGAGCTGCTGCGCAGCCTGGCCGCGCCGCTGGCCGCCTACCTGGGCAGCCGCGAAGAGATCCTGATGGTCAGCGGCTTCACCGATGACGCGCCGGTGCGCGAAGGCAACCGTCGCTTTGCCGACAACTGGGAGCTGTCCGCACAGCGATCGCTGACCGTGACCCGCACCCTGATCGCCGATGGCATACCGGCCGACGCGGTGTTCGCCGCCGCGTTCGGCAGCGAGCAGCCGGTCAGCTCCAATGCCAGCGAAGACGGCCGCGCGCGCAATCGTCGCGTGGAGATCGCGCCGATTGCCAAGCCCAAGGCCCCGGATGCCAAGTAA
- a CDS encoding 2,3-dihydro-2,3-dihydroxybenzoate dehydrogenase, translated as MQLTGFEGRVALVTGASGGIGEALVRLLAEAGCTVVATDREAPHVADTRVRSFALDVTDSAAVDALVDQVESSIGPIALAASVAGVLHVGGVTETGDDDWRRVFAVNADGVFHVGRALARVMSPRRQGAIVTVSSNAAGVPRHGMAAYAASKAAATMFTRCLGLELAPLGIRCNIVAPGSTLTPMQTGMWQDERGAERVIAGNLETYKAGIPLRKLAAPEDIAHSVMFLLSEQAGHVAMSDLYVDGGATLRG; from the coding sequence ATGCAGTTGACCGGTTTCGAGGGCCGCGTGGCGTTGGTGACCGGTGCATCCGGCGGCATCGGTGAGGCGCTGGTACGGCTGTTGGCCGAGGCCGGCTGCACGGTGGTGGCGACCGATCGTGAGGCGCCACACGTGGCCGATACGCGGGTCAGGTCGTTCGCGCTCGACGTGACCGACAGCGCCGCGGTGGACGCCTTGGTGGATCAGGTCGAATCCAGCATCGGGCCAATCGCGCTGGCCGCCAGCGTGGCCGGGGTACTGCATGTGGGCGGTGTCACCGAGACCGGCGATGACGACTGGCGCCGGGTGTTTGCAGTCAATGCCGATGGCGTGTTCCATGTCGGTCGTGCACTGGCGCGGGTGATGTCGCCGCGCCGGCAGGGCGCGATCGTTACCGTCAGCTCGAATGCGGCCGGCGTGCCGCGGCATGGCATGGCCGCCTATGCGGCATCCAAGGCCGCCGCCACGATGTTCACCCGCTGCCTCGGGCTGGAGCTGGCGCCGCTGGGCATCCGCTGCAACATCGTCGCCCCGGGATCGACGCTGACCCCGATGCAGACCGGCATGTGGCAGGACGAACGGGGTGCCGAGCGGGTGATCGCCGGCAACCTGGAGACTTACAAGGCCGGCATTCCGCTGCGCAAGCTGGCCGCCCCCGAGGACATCGCGCACTCGGTGATGTTCCTGCTCTCCGAACAGGCCGGACATGTGGCGATGAGTGACCTGTACGTCGACGGCGGCGCCACCCTGCGCGGCTGA
- a CDS encoding diacylglycerol kinase produces the protein MQPPHPRDSGKYPHGKTGLRRIFHTLIHSRDGFIATFRGEAAFRQLLLLHALLIATAFLLDISRVERAVVLAVCFISLLVELLNSAIEAVVDRISLDHHPLSKNAKDMGSAAQTTALLMVGTVWGVILLG, from the coding sequence ATGCAGCCACCTCACCCCAGGGACAGCGGCAAGTACCCGCACGGCAAGACCGGGCTTCGCCGTATCTTCCATACGCTGATCCATTCGCGCGATGGCTTCATCGCCACCTTCCGTGGCGAAGCCGCCTTCCGGCAGCTGTTGCTGCTGCATGCACTGCTGATCGCCACCGCGTTCCTGCTGGACATCAGCAGGGTCGAACGCGCCGTGGTGCTGGCGGTCTGCTTCATCAGCCTGCTGGTGGAACTGCTCAACTCGGCCATCGAAGCGGTGGTCGACCGCATCTCGCTTGACCACCACCCACTGTCCAAGAACGCCAAGGACATGGGCAGCGCCGCACAGACCACCGCGCTGCTGATGGTCGGCACGGTGTGGGGCGTGATCCTGCTGGGCTAG
- a CDS encoding DUF2894 domain-containing protein: MPSKPPALEGLRALVRDLDAGSRSLPHYPQVPMLQQVQREWSELRSELQVRRSLRTEAPADGGPLNSAVLVQRMLDTMQATSPGYLRHFIDYVDTLSWLQALQDGAASGGDAAKPKRTRKPRNAG; encoded by the coding sequence ATGCCAAGTAAGCCGCCCGCACTGGAAGGCCTGCGCGCACTGGTGCGCGACCTCGATGCGGGGTCGCGCTCGCTGCCGCATTACCCGCAGGTGCCCATGCTGCAGCAGGTACAGCGCGAGTGGTCGGAGCTGCGCAGCGAGCTGCAGGTGCGCCGTTCGCTGCGCACCGAAGCCCCGGCCGACGGCGGCCCGTTGAACTCGGCGGTGCTGGTGCAGCGCATGCTGGACACGATGCAGGCGACCAGCCCCGGTTACCTGCGCCACTTCATCGACTACGTGGACACCCTGTCCTGGCTGCAGGCACTGCAGGATGGCGCCGCCAGCGGCGGGGATGCCGCGAAACCGAAGCGCACGCGCAAGCCGCGCAACGCGGGTTGA
- a CDS encoding REP-associated tyrosine transposase, which yields MSSHRLRLGRHSIIGQVYVLTTTTHQRCRLFESEAAAACVIDQFHYIEQRGLVQSHAWVVMPDHVHWMFELRAAHLSDIARRMKSSSALALNRLAGRRSTVWQPGYFDHAVRAEESLARQALYILGNPVRAGIAGQIGEYPHAWSVWA from the coding sequence ATGAGCAGCCATCGCCTCCGCCTGGGCCGTCACTCGATCATCGGCCAGGTCTACGTTCTGACAACCACGACGCATCAGCGCTGCCGACTCTTTGAAAGCGAAGCTGCAGCAGCATGTGTAATCGACCAGTTCCATTACATCGAACAGCGCGGGCTCGTACAGTCACACGCATGGGTCGTCATGCCAGATCACGTCCACTGGATGTTCGAGCTGCGTGCAGCTCACCTTTCAGACATCGCACGCCGGATGAAGTCGTCGAGCGCGCTCGCCCTTAATCGCCTGGCGGGTCGTCGAAGTACGGTGTGGCAGCCTGGCTACTTCGATCACGCAGTGAGGGCCGAGGAGTCGCTGGCGCGACAAGCGCTGTACATCCTGGGGAATCCGGTACGCGCCGGTATTGCTGGGCAGATTGGCGAGTACCCGCATGCGTGGTCGGTCTGGGCGTGA
- a CDS encoding DUF3348 family protein → MANAAQPVLGGPEFLRLLARLSDGAMPATSPALTDRLGQWVDWSRAVALSGALGGRLPEPGEATEAVQDVLADCAQAHASLLASIREDAEAERLLDLAEAAAAPNFASLRQRYRVLQQAIQTATGRLRGRLRDQLVQVSPELARLAEVDAVMEQTLTPREHSLLATAPAVLGARFERVHGQPGWRAAFRHDMRTLLLAELQLRFHPIEGLQDALRSH, encoded by the coding sequence ATGGCGAACGCAGCGCAGCCGGTCCTGGGTGGACCGGAGTTCCTCCGCCTGCTCGCCCGTCTCAGCGACGGCGCGATGCCGGCCACCAGTCCCGCCCTGACCGATCGCCTCGGCCAGTGGGTGGACTGGAGCCGTGCCGTGGCCCTGTCCGGGGCGCTCGGCGGACGCCTGCCCGAGCCCGGTGAAGCCACTGAAGCGGTCCAGGATGTGCTGGCCGACTGCGCCCAGGCGCACGCCAGCCTGCTGGCCTCGATCCGCGAGGATGCCGAGGCCGAGCGCCTGCTGGACCTGGCCGAAGCCGCCGCTGCACCCAACTTTGCCTCACTGCGCCAGCGCTATCGGGTGCTGCAGCAGGCCATCCAGACCGCCACCGGGCGCCTGCGCGGCCGCCTGCGCGACCAACTGGTGCAGGTTTCGCCGGAGCTGGCGCGGCTGGCCGAGGTCGATGCGGTGATGGAGCAGACCCTCACCCCGCGCGAGCACAGCCTGCTGGCCACCGCGCCGGCAGTGCTCGGCGCCCGTTTTGAACGCGTGCACGGCCAGCCCGGCTGGCGCGCGGCCTTCCGCCATGACATGCGCACGCTGCTGCTCGCCGAGCTGCAGCTGCGCTTCCACCCGATCGAAGGGCTGCAAGACGCCCTGCGCTCCCACTGA
- a CDS encoding DUF802 domain-containing protein codes for MSRTAFHVVVFLVGLLAVCWIGIGYVSVHPLGAAVAAIIAACYIAGGVELYRYRQASNGLRTALNDLSSAKESLAPWLERVPVGLRNAVRLRVEGERTALPAPVLTPYLVGLLVLLGMLGTLLGMMDTLRGTGLALQSATDMAAIRGSLASPVQGLAVAFGTSIAGVASSAMLGLLAALLRRDRLQAVQQLDRAIAGDLHPYSQAWQRAESLRLLQAQSAALPALVDRLQAMTSTFEQHSAAANERLLTGQAEFLTQSQALQERLAVSLQQSLREGAEASAAAIGGALQPMAETTLAGLAHHGEALHARVEQAVQQQLSGLSDGFERSRVATEASWAKVVIEQTQAQQALVSDLRQHLQAFSDGQATHAEALVTRIGERLQADAQGNAEALRAAAEQQQALNSALVERQQQALLAAGQQLDEHAQALLQALEQRHSASQSLLQDHEQQRSQQWQAAQAAAATAHAELQASLDSREQQRQARWDAVSAELQQAHATLQAQLQAGDEQRLQRWSDALQHVSTDLAERLQANGERLAAQQRQVCDTLAETAQQIGENGRAQASATLAEVSTLLQTAAAAPKAAADVINELRSTLSESLVRDNAMLEERGRLLATVQTLLDAINHASHEQRTAVDALVGGSAELLERVGNRFTDHIAAETGKLDGIAAALNGSAGEVGQLAGTFGEAVAQFGSASTELSGRLEQIGGALDASLARSDEQLAYYVAQAREVVDLSLLSQKQVMEELQQLATRRGKAGSA; via the coding sequence ATGTCCAGAACTGCTTTCCATGTCGTTGTTTTCCTTGTCGGCCTGCTGGCCGTGTGCTGGATCGGCATTGGCTACGTTTCGGTGCATCCGCTGGGTGCAGCGGTCGCGGCGATCATCGCGGCCTGCTACATCGCCGGTGGCGTGGAGCTGTACCGCTACCGCCAGGCCAGCAACGGCCTGCGCACCGCACTGAACGATCTGTCCAGCGCGAAAGAGAGCCTTGCCCCCTGGCTGGAACGCGTGCCGGTGGGCCTGCGCAACGCCGTGCGCCTGCGCGTGGAAGGCGAGCGCACTGCCCTGCCCGCACCGGTGCTGACCCCGTACCTGGTTGGCCTGCTGGTGCTGCTGGGCATGCTCGGCACCCTGCTGGGCATGATGGACACGCTGCGCGGCACCGGCCTGGCCCTGCAGAGCGCGACCGACATGGCCGCCATCCGCGGCTCGCTGGCCTCACCGGTACAGGGCCTGGCGGTGGCATTCGGCACCTCGATCGCCGGCGTGGCCAGCTCGGCCATGCTCGGCCTGCTGGCAGCGCTGCTGCGTCGCGACCGCCTGCAGGCCGTGCAGCAGCTGGACCGCGCCATTGCCGGCGACCTGCACCCGTACTCGCAGGCCTGGCAGCGCGCCGAATCGCTGCGCCTGCTGCAGGCACAGTCCGCCGCGCTGCCGGCGCTGGTCGACCGCCTGCAGGCGATGACCAGCACCTTCGAACAGCACAGTGCGGCCGCCAATGAGCGCCTGCTGACCGGCCAGGCCGAGTTCCTGACCCAGAGCCAGGCCCTGCAGGAACGCCTGGCCGTCTCGCTGCAGCAGTCGCTGCGCGAAGGGGCTGAAGCCAGCGCCGCCGCCATCGGTGGCGCGCTGCAGCCGATGGCCGAGACCACGCTGGCCGGCTTGGCCCACCATGGTGAGGCGCTGCATGCTCGTGTCGAGCAGGCGGTGCAGCAGCAGTTGTCTGGCCTGAGCGACGGTTTCGAGCGCAGCCGCGTCGCCACCGAAGCCAGCTGGGCCAAGGTGGTGATCGAGCAGACCCAGGCACAACAGGCGCTGGTGAGTGATCTGCGTCAGCACCTGCAGGCCTTCAGCGATGGCCAGGCCACGCATGCCGAAGCGCTGGTCACACGTATCGGCGAGCGCCTGCAGGCCGATGCACAGGGCAATGCGGAGGCCTTGCGTGCCGCCGCCGAACAGCAGCAGGCCCTGAACAGCGCGCTGGTCGAGCGCCAGCAGCAGGCGCTGCTCGCAGCCGGCCAGCAGCTGGACGAGCACGCGCAGGCCTTGCTGCAGGCACTGGAGCAGCGCCACAGCGCCAGCCAGTCGCTGCTGCAGGACCACGAACAACAACGCTCGCAGCAGTGGCAGGCCGCGCAGGCCGCCGCCGCCACCGCGCACGCCGAACTGCAGGCCAGCCTGGACAGCCGCGAGCAGCAGCGCCAGGCGCGCTGGGACGCGGTCAGCGCCGAACTGCAGCAGGCCCACGCCACGCTGCAGGCGCAGCTGCAGGCCGGCGATGAACAGCGCCTGCAGCGCTGGAGCGATGCCTTGCAACACGTTTCCACCGACCTGGCCGAGCGCCTGCAGGCCAACGGCGAACGCCTGGCCGCGCAGCAGCGGCAGGTCTGCGACACGCTGGCCGAGACCGCACAGCAGATCGGCGAGAACGGTCGCGCGCAGGCCAGCGCCACGCTGGCCGAAGTGTCCACCCTGCTGCAGACCGCGGCGGCGGCACCGAAAGCTGCTGCCGACGTCATCAACGAGCTGCGCAGCACGCTCTCTGAAAGCCTGGTGCGTGACAACGCGATGCTGGAAGAACGCGGACGCCTGCTGGCCACCGTGCAGACCCTGCTCGATGCGATCAACCATGCCTCGCACGAGCAGCGCACCGCCGTGGACGCGCTGGTCGGCGGTTCGGCCGAGCTGCTGGAACGCGTCGGCAACCGCTTCACCGACCATATCGCCGCCGAGACCGGCAAGCTGGATGGCATTGCGGCAGCGCTCAACGGCAGCGCCGGTGAAGTCGGCCAGCTGGCCGGCACCTTCGGCGAGGCGGTCGCGCAGTTCGGCAGCGCCTCCACCGAGCTGTCCGGCCGCCTGGAACAGATTGGCGGTGCTCTGGATGCCTCGCTGGCCCGCAGCGATGAGCAGCTGGCCTATTACGTGGCGCAGGCGCGCGAGGTGGTCGACCTCAGCCTGCTGTCGCAGAAGCAGGTGATGGAAGAACTGCAGCAGTTGGCCACGCGCCGCGGCAAGGCCGGTAGCGCATGA
- a CDS encoding M14 family metallopeptidase: MTVAQFYPIGTPGQPWGDAERAQWRARQQRQRSYHDDVVAALERLDDSFDVIQYGQLDYAPDHYPLFAVVNHNWNPALPTALVTGGVHGYETSGVHGALQFLEQQAERYLGRLNLIVAPCVSPWGYERIQRWNPDAIDPNRSFRDGGQIEEAAALMRWVAERKPNLLVHLDLHETTDSDLQEFDPARCARDGKPFERDTIPDGFYVIGNSEDPQAEFQKALITAVAPVTHIAPADAEGNLVGLPLQSPGVVWGESRSIGACAGFTDARFATTTEVYPDSPRTNPQECNDAQVAAVCAGLDFALATQ, from the coding sequence ATGACTGTTGCGCAGTTCTACCCGATCGGCACCCCCGGACAGCCCTGGGGCGACGCGGAACGCGCACAGTGGCGGGCCCGCCAGCAGCGCCAGCGCAGCTACCACGACGACGTGGTGGCCGCGCTCGAGCGCCTGGACGACAGCTTCGATGTGATCCAGTACGGCCAGCTGGACTACGCGCCGGACCACTACCCGCTGTTCGCGGTGGTCAACCACAACTGGAACCCGGCGCTGCCGACCGCTCTGGTCACCGGCGGCGTGCATGGCTATGAGACCAGCGGCGTGCATGGCGCCCTGCAGTTCCTGGAACAGCAGGCCGAGCGTTACCTGGGCCGGTTGAACCTGATCGTGGCGCCGTGCGTCAGCCCGTGGGGCTACGAGCGCATCCAGCGCTGGAACCCGGATGCCATCGACCCGAACCGCAGCTTCCGTGACGGCGGCCAGATCGAGGAAGCTGCCGCGCTGATGCGCTGGGTGGCCGAGCGCAAGCCGAACCTGCTGGTGCACCTGGACCTGCACGAGACCACCGACAGCGACCTGCAGGAGTTCGATCCGGCCCGCTGCGCGCGCGACGGCAAACCGTTCGAGCGCGACACCATTCCGGATGGCTTCTACGTGATCGGCAACAGCGAAGATCCGCAGGCCGAATTCCAGAAGGCACTGATCACCGCCGTGGCCCCGGTCACCCATATCGCCCCGGCCGACGCCGAGGGCAATCTGGTCGGCCTGCCGCTGCAGTCGCCGGGCGTGGTCTGGGGCGAATCGCGCTCGATCGGCGCCTGCGCCGGCTTCACCGACGCGCGCTTTGCCACCACCACCGAGGTCTACCCGGACAGCCCGCGCACCAACCCGCAGGAATGCAACGACGCCCAGGTTGCGGCGGTGTGCGCGGGCCTGGATTTCGCCCTGGCCACGCAGTAA
- a CDS encoding TonB-dependent receptor codes for MTKTLLAAALSIALAPAAWAQDAAPTSSTPSATNLDAVSVIGSGEARQVQRITRENLDILPPGTSLQKTLNLLPGVNAQSADALGTNEQSMTLSLRGFNSTRLGYTLDGVPLGDGAYNNYNGLTINRALISENMAGAELAVGIGSLGTPSTSNLGGTISYTSDRPAQELGGRVVQTFGSDANRRTFVRVDSGEYNGFSGYVSGMNAVSDLWNDQTAYNTSTTKQFNAKGVWNFGRGQITGFIDTSRTTQADYFYLSKDEMSRGLGWDWGGYAPDWNKAVAKAYCNTASLNAKKCDNSGPDKDADGAFTAGQILRDDNLYYLAGDFFLADGFSLRALAYHHDDRGEGHNWNSGAWSNKGTAQEIPIIFRNTIYTIDRDGGTLSFDWELGAHRIEGGVWYERNTSSAERYQTAVDGPRDLSGMNTLPSDVGVFAQRTRWKTHQFFLKDTWRLLDERLTLEFGAKSPHATSDAQALPGDAKTPISPASNNQFATGSLKASKNFLPSVGANFRLAEHHEIFASYAENIAMFQGGFKLGPQAVSQATWNAQGNLKPEESRSLEAGYRFVTDTLQASIAAYNVRFDNRLLQYNPCDSRQPVGPTCGNRFYNVGGVDSRGAELTVLWTPNEHFSWYTSASLNRSTYASNYVQAGVEQQIKGKIQTDTPKQLLATEITWRDNGWFASLRGKYTGERFYTYTNDQGFGGFTVFDLAGGYDFGQIGFAKGMRLSFNVTNLTNKRYASNLDSSVFAPSDPAGKLYVFHASAPRQVFGTIDLRF; via the coding sequence ATGACGAAGACTTTGTTGGCCGCTGCGCTGTCGATCGCGCTCGCTCCCGCGGCCTGGGCGCAGGATGCTGCCCCGACCTCCAGCACGCCCTCCGCCACCAACCTCGATGCGGTCTCTGTGATCGGCAGCGGCGAAGCGCGCCAGGTGCAGCGCATCACCCGCGAGAACCTCGATATCCTGCCGCCGGGTACCAGCCTGCAGAAGACCCTGAACCTGCTGCCGGGCGTCAACGCCCAGTCGGCCGATGCGCTGGGCACCAACGAGCAGTCGATGACGCTCAGCCTGCGCGGCTTCAACTCCACTCGCCTCGGCTACACGCTGGACGGTGTGCCGCTGGGCGATGGTGCGTACAACAACTACAACGGCCTGACCATCAACCGTGCGCTGATCAGCGAGAACATGGCCGGCGCCGAGCTGGCGGTGGGTATCGGCAGCCTCGGCACGCCGTCCACCAGCAACCTCGGCGGCACCATCTCGTATACCTCCGACCGCCCGGCCCAGGAACTCGGCGGCCGCGTGGTGCAGACCTTCGGCAGCGATGCCAACCGCCGTACCTTCGTGCGCGTGGACAGCGGCGAGTACAACGGTTTCTCCGGCTACGTCTCCGGCATGAATGCCGTCTCCGATCTGTGGAACGACCAGACCGCCTACAACACGTCCACCACCAAGCAGTTCAATGCCAAGGGCGTGTGGAACTTCGGCCGCGGCCAGATCACCGGCTTCATCGATACCTCGCGGACCACGCAGGCTGACTACTTCTACCTGTCCAAGGACGAGATGTCGCGCGGCCTCGGCTGGGACTGGGGCGGCTACGCGCCGGACTGGAACAAGGCCGTGGCCAAGGCCTACTGCAATACCGCCAGCCTCAATGCGAAGAAGTGCGACAACAGCGGCCCGGACAAGGACGCCGATGGTGCCTTCACCGCCGGGCAGATCCTGCGTGACGACAACCTGTACTACCTGGCTGGCGATTTCTTCCTGGCCGATGGCTTCAGCCTGCGCGCCCTGGCCTACCACCACGATGACCGCGGCGAAGGCCACAACTGGAACAGCGGCGCCTGGTCGAACAAGGGCACGGCGCAGGAGATCCCGATCATCTTTCGCAACACCATCTACACCATCGACCGCGATGGCGGCACGCTGTCGTTCGACTGGGAACTGGGCGCACATCGCATCGAAGGCGGCGTCTGGTACGAGCGCAACACCAGCAGTGCCGAGCGCTACCAGACCGCCGTGGATGGGCCGCGTGACCTGAGCGGCATGAACACCCTGCCCTCCGATGTCGGCGTGTTCGCCCAGCGCACGCGCTGGAAGACCCATCAGTTCTTCCTGAAGGACACCTGGCGCCTGCTCGATGAACGCCTGACCCTGGAGTTTGGTGCCAAGAGCCCGCATGCCACCTCCGATGCACAAGCACTGCCGGGCGACGCGAAGACGCCGATCTCGCCGGCCTCGAACAACCAGTTCGCCACCGGTTCGTTGAAGGCCAGCAAGAACTTCCTGCCCAGCGTCGGCGCCAACTTCCGCCTGGCCGAGCACCACGAGATCTTCGCCAGCTACGCCGAGAACATCGCCATGTTCCAGGGCGGCTTCAAGCTGGGCCCGCAGGCGGTCAGCCAAGCCACCTGGAATGCGCAGGGCAACCTGAAGCCGGAGGAATCGCGCTCGCTCGAAGCCGGCTACCGCTTCGTCACCGATACCCTGCAGGCGTCGATCGCGGCCTACAACGTGCGCTTCGACAACCGCCTGCTGCAGTACAACCCCTGCGATTCGCGGCAGCCGGTCGGCCCGACCTGCGGCAACCGCTTCTACAACGTCGGCGGCGTCGACAGCCGCGGTGCCGAGCTGACCGTACTGTGGACCCCGAACGAGCACTTCAGCTGGTACACCTCGGCCTCGCTGAACCGTTCGACCTACGCCTCCAACTACGTGCAGGCCGGTGTCGAGCAGCAGATCAAGGGCAAGATCCAGACCGATACGCCCAAGCAGCTGCTGGCCACGGAGATCACCTGGCGCGACAACGGCTGGTTCGCCAGCCTGCGTGGCAAGTACACCGGCGAACGTTTCTACACCTACACCAACGACCAGGGCTTCGGCGGCTTCACCGTGTTCGATCTGGCCGGTGGCTATGACTTCGGCCAGATCGGCTTCGCCAAGGGCATGCGCCTGTCGTTCAACGTGACCAACCTGACCAACAAGCGCTACGCCAGCAACCTGGATTCGAGCGTGTTCGCGCCCAGCGACCCGGCCGGCAAGCTGTACGTGTTCCATGCCTCGGCACCGCGCCAGGTGTTCGGTACGATCGACCTTCGCTTCTGA